A single genomic interval of Helianthus annuus cultivar XRQ/B chromosome 13, HanXRQr2.0-SUNRISE, whole genome shotgun sequence harbors:
- the LOC110899212 gene encoding bifunctional 3-dehydroquinate dehydratase/shikimate dehydrogenase, chloroplastic produces the protein MENMAETEGLRTKSTLICAPIMADTVDQMLLHMNSAKSSGADLVEIRFDSLKGSGTHEDIKTLIESCPLPTLFTYRPTWEGGQYDGDEQSRLAALKLAMELGADHIDVELQAVDEFKNLTRGDKPTKCKLIVSSHNYQNTPSLEDLESLVARIQSTGADIVKIATMAVDITDVARIFHVTAHSQVPIISMAMGERGLISRLLSPKFGGYLTFATLGRGKESAPGQPTIRDLLDVFNFRQIAPDTKVYGIIGKPVGHSKSPMLYNKAFRSIGFNGVYVHLLVDNVKNFLETYSSTDYAGFSCTIPHKEAVVECCDEVDPVAKSIGAVNCVIRRQDDGKLYGCNTDYVGAITAIEDGLRASGVQDGSNGSPLAGRLFVVIGAGGAGKALAYGAKAKGARIVIANRTYERARELAEIIGGKALSLADLSTYNPEDGMILANTTSIGMQPNFDETPVSKEALKSYALVFDAVYTPKITRLLREAGECGALIVTGVEMFIGQAYEQYEKFTGLPAPKELFREIMAKY, from the exons ATGGAGAACATGGCAGAAACTGAAGGGCTTAGAACAAAGTCAACCTTAATCTGTGCACCCATAATGGCGGATACGGTGGATCAGATGTTGCTTCACATGAATTCGGCTAAATCTAGTGGAGCTGATCTTGTTGAAATCCGGTTTGATAGCTTAAAAGGGTCTGGTACCCATGAGGATATAAAGACCCTAATTGAATCTTGTCCTCTCCCCACACTTTTCACTTACAG ACCAACATGGGAAGGTGGTCAGTATGATGGGGATGAACAAAGTCGACTGGCTGCTCTTAAGTTAGCAATGGAGTTGGGAGCTGATCACATTGATGTTGAGCTTCAG GCTGTTGATGAGTTCAAAAACTTAACCCGCGGAGATAAGCCGACAAAATGCAAACTCATTGTTTCATCTCACAATTATCAAAATACTCCATCGCTAGAAGACCTCGAGAGCCTTGTCGCCAGAATACAATCAACAGGAGCTGACATTGTTAAGATTGCAACAATGGCTGTAGACATAACTGATGTAGCGCGAATTTTTCATGTAACCGCTCATTCTCAG GTTCCAATAATATCAATGGCAATGGGTGAGAGGGGTTTGATATCTCGATTACTGAGCCCGAAATTCGGTGGATATTTGACATTTGCTACCCTTGGACGTGGAAAGGAATCTGCCCCCGGGCAGCCGACAATCCGGGATCTTTTGGATGTGTTCAATTTCAGGCAAATAGCGCCTGACACAAAAGTATACGGTATTATCGGGAAGCCAGTCGGGCATAGCAAGTCGCCTATGTTATACAATAAAGCTTTTAGATCAATTGGCTTCAATGGAGTTTATGTACATTTGTTAGTGGATAATGTGAAGAATTTTCTCGAGACTTACTCGTCCACAGATTATGCCGGGTTCAG TTGTACCATTCCTCACAAAGAAGCGGTGGTTGAATGCTGCGATGAGGTTGATCCGGTTGCAAAG TCGATAGGAGCAGTCAATTGCGTTATTAGGAGACAAGATGACGGGAAGCTATATGGTTGTAATACAGACTATGTAGGAGCTATTACTGCTATTGAGGATGGTCTACGAG CTTCGGGCGTTCAAGACGGTTCAAATGGGTCACCCTTGGCTGGTAGACTATTTGTGGTTATTGGTGCTGGCGGTGCTGGAAAAGCACTTGCTTATGGAGCAAAAGCAAAGGGTGCAAGGATTGTGATAGCCAATCGGACTTATG AGCGTGCTAGAGAACTTGCTGAGATAATCGGCGGAAAGGCTCTGTCTCTCGCTGACTTAAGCACTTACAACCCAGAAGACGGCATGATACTTGCAAACACTACTTCAATTGGTATGCAGCCAAACTTTGACGAAACTCCCGTTTCCAAG GAAGCTTTGAAGTCGTATGCACTGGTATTTGATGCTGTTTACACGCCAAAAATCACCAGATTACTTCGGGAAGCAGGAGAATGTGGAGCCTTGATTGTTACAGGGGTTGAGATGTTTATAGGGCAGGCTTATGAACAATATGAGAAATTTACAGGATTACCTG CACCTAAGGAGTTATTTAGGGAGATTATGGCAAAGTATTGA